In Brevibacillus marinus, the genomic window TATTTAATATAACGCATACGAAATAACTAATAAAAGAACTATGACGTAAGTGAATCATGTAGCAATGGAATCAGTACGCAATCGCAACAACCGTGCGCGGAAAAAGGCGGGAGGGAACCTCTCGGACTTGCGCAGCGCGGTTGTTGATCGATGAACGATGAGCGAAAAGAAAGGGGGGGAGATGGTCGGCTTCGGTTCCAGACGACAAAAATGATAGCGCATACATGAAGCCGTCTGGCGGTCCGGCGGCAGACATGTGCGCGGAGAGAAGGCTTGCATACGCGTACATCAACACGTCGCATCCAACCGTCTAAACACAATTGATTAGGCAAGGAGGAATCATCACAGGCATGAATACGCGGTTGATCGGCAGTATCGGCGAAATGGTTAGACAGCAGGCTCGTTTTTACGGCGATAAGCAGTTGCTGATCCAGGGGGAACAGGTTCGCACGTATCGCCAGTACGACGAACGTACCGATCGGTTTGCCGGCGGTTTGCTCGGGCTCGGCTTGCAGCTTGGCGATCGGGTGGCCACCTACCTGAAAAATTCCATTGAATTGCTGGAGGCCTACACGGGCATCGCCAAGGCGGGAGGCGTAACCGTCTGCGTGAACGCGGACCTGACCCCTCGCGAGATCCGCTACATCTTCCAGGATTCGGGAGCCCGCTTCATCATCACGGATGAACAGCATCTGGACCATGTCGAGCAGGTGCTGGCGGATTGTCCCGCTGTCCAGCAGGTGATCGTGGTGGGCAACCCTGGCAGCCACCTCGCGTTCGAGCAGGTATTTGCTGCGCAGCCGGTCGAGCTTCCCGTCCTGGACGGCAGCGACAAGGCGTTCATCATTTACACATCCGGCACGACGGGCATGCCCAAGGGAGCCATCCTCACCCACCGCAACCTGACCTGGGTGGCTGCCGCCTGCGTGGACGCCTTGGGCTTTCGCGCAGACGATACGTTTATCGTTTGCCTGCCGCTGTTCCACTCCTATGCAGTGAACACCTGCTATCTCCAGGTGATCCATACGGGCGCTACCGGGGTGGTGTTGGAGCGCTTTTCCACCAAGGCTGTGCTGGAAGCGATTGAAAAACACCGGGCCACGGTCATGCCGGGCGTGCCCACCATGTTTGCCTATCTGGCGAACTACGCCGAGCGCTCCCGCTACGATACCAGCACGCTGCGCATGGCCGTATCGGCAGGTGCTGTGCTGACGGAAAAGGTGCTGGCGGATTTCCAAGCGGCTTTCGGCGTGAAGATCTACAACGGCTGGGGAAGCACGGAGACCGCCACGTTTGCCACCTTTGACCGGGTCGGCGGTATGCAGCAGCCCGGATCGTGCGGTTTGCCGCTGCCAGGCTGTGCGATTCGCATCGTCGATGAAGAGGGGCGCGACTGCCCGCCTGGTGTCCGCGGCGAGATGCTGGTGCGAGGCCCCAATGTCATGCTGGGGTATCAGAACAAGCCGGACGTGACCCAAGCCACCTTAAAGGACGGCTGGTACCATACGGGAGATGTCGCCTATCTGGATGAAAATGGCTACGTCTTCGTGGTGGACCGGATCAAGGACGTGATCATCTCCGGCGGCTACAACATCGCTCCCAAGGAGGTCGAGGACGTCATCCTGGCGCACCCGGCGGTTCTCGATGTAGCGGTGGTCGGGATCCCTGACGAGGCGAAGGGGCAGGTGATCAAGGCCTTCGTGGTATTGAAGGACGGGCAGACTGCGACAGCCGAAGAATTGCTGGAAGAGTGCCGGGGCAAACTGGCTGCGTACAAACATCCCAAAGCAATCGAATTTTGCCAGAGCTTGCCGAGAACGTCGTCCGGCAAGATTAAGCGCTACATGCTGCGGGAAGGCCTGACCGGTGTCCATTCCTAACCTGTCCACACTGCAAATCGAAGGAGGGAACATATGCGCTCCATCAATGTGAATCGGATGATTGACGAGGCAAAATTTAACCGCTTTCATGCGCTCGTGGTGTTTTGGTGTGCTTATGTCATTATTTTTGACGGTTATGATCTGGGTTTGTTGGGTGCCGTTTTGCCGGTGCTGATGGAGGAATGGTCCTTATCGCCTGTCCAGGCGGGGGCGTTGGGCAGCTACGCGCTGTTCGGCATGGTGTTCGGTTCGCTGATTGGCGGTCCGCTGGCGGACAAAATCGGCCGGAAAAATGTGATCATGTTCTGCGTCGCGTTTTTCAGCTTGTTTACGGTTATGTGCGGATTTGCCAAGGGACCCACGGAGTTTGCCATTTATCGCTTTTTGCTGGGTCTGGGATTGGGCGGCGTTGTGCCGAACGCCGTGGCGTTAACCTCGGAGTACGCGCCGAGATCGCTGCGCAGTTTCTTGACGACCACGATGTTCAGCGGATACGCGGCAGGCGGCGTGCTTGCCGCAGGGCTGGGCATCCTCTTGATCCCCAATTTTGGTTGGCAATCGGTGTTTTTCATCGGGGGAGTGCCTTTGCTCACCCTGCCGTTGATGTACAAGACGCTGCCCGATTCCGTCGAGTTTTTGGTCGTCAAAAAACAAAATGATCGCGTCAGTCAGGTACTGGCGAAAATTAATCCTGCCTATACCCCGCAGCCGAGCGATGTGTACGAAATGGCGCTGCCGCAAGAGACCGGTTTTCCGGTTACGCGGCTGTTCGGCAGGGGGCGGGCGGTCAGTACGCTCATGTTTTGGATCGCATCGTTCCTCTGTTTACTGGTGATTTATGGATTGAATACCTGGCTGCCGAAACTGATGGCAAACGCTGGTTACAATTTGGGCTCCAGCCTGCTGTTCCTGCTGGTGCTGAACTTCGGCGCGATTATGGGCTGCCTGATCGGCGGCTGGGCTTCCGATCGCTGGCGCGGCAAGAAAGTGTTGATCACGTACTTTATCCTGGGCTTCCTCTCCCTCACGCTGCTCGGTTACACAAACCATACACTGGTCCTGTACCTGCTGGTGGCGATCGCGGGAGCATCCACGATTGGCACACAAATTATTCTCTACGCCTACGTCGCTCAGTATTATCCGATGGAGATCCGCTCGACAGGCATCGGCTGGACTACGGGAGTGGGGCGGATGGGGTCCGTCGTCGGCCCGATGCTGGGCGGCTTAATCCTCACCTTGAGTTTGCCGCTGCAGCAGAACTTTCTCGCATTTGCCATTCCCGCCCTCATTTGCGTGTTCGCGATCCTGCTCGTGAAGGAAAGGCACGGGGCACAGCAGGCACTGCGCCTTGATACGGCCAAGAAAGATGGAGAGCTGGAGGTGATCTCGCACTAACCGCCGTATTGCGGGCAGCGATGGCGGAACATTCCGGCGGCGGACCGCTTCTGGAATAAAATGGTTGGATACCTGCTTGACCGGTCGAGCACATTATTAGCAGGAAGGTCAAGGAGGTGAACCGCAACATGGCAAGACGTAACGAACAAGCTCAAAACAATCCGGCCGCTGCCAATGCCGCTGCTCGGGCAGCGCAAAACAATGCTGCTACGGAGTTCGCCGCCGAGACAAACGCAGCTGAGGTCCGCCGTCAAAACCAACAATCTGCTGCCCGCGCTCAAGCGAACAACCAAGCGTCGGAATAAGGTTCACTCCGCGAATACCCCCGCTTCTGGCGGGGTATTTTGCTTTTGTCAGCTTGTTCATCTTTTGCGATAATGGAGGCAGTGAGAAAGGAGCGGAAGCAGATGATCGTCGGCATCGGCAGCGATATCGTGGAAATTGCGCGGATCCAGTCCCTGTTGAAGCGGCAGCCGCGTCTGCGCGACCGCCTGCTTACTGCGCGGGAGCAGGAGTACCTTCCGGCGGGCCCGGAACGGCGCATCGCCGAGTTTGTCGCGGGCCGTTTCGCGGCTAAAGAGGCGGCGGCAAAAGCGCTGGGCACGGGAATTGGCGCGCATGTCGCGTTTGCGGATATCGAAATCATTCCCGACCGGCAGGGCAAGCCATGCCTGTATATCGCGCCGGCCGTACTGGCCGCTTTGTTTCCGCAGTCCCCGCTGCGCCTGCACGTCAGCATCTCGCACAGCCAATCCTACGCGTTGGCCCACGTAGTGATCGAACAACACTAATCCGCCCATCCGCTGTATCCCGTTCGTGCGGGCCGCTCAACCGTAGAACAAACGGCGGTTCCTCACTTGCCAGCACTTACCGGCAGGGCTTCCCTCTACGGCAAATGTTTCGCCACCTCTTTCCGGCCTCTCGGTTCATCCCCGCTGCAATGGCTCCATCGCGTTTTATCATCGATACGACATGTCGAAGAAAGGAGATGTTCATCGAAGCGTGGAATAAGTCTGATGGACGAAGATATCGCAAAAAACGCAAGAACGTGTTTGAGCGAAAACGGAAGGCAGGGCAAGCATCCATGTTGACAGGAGAGATTCGCAACAAAGTCGATAAAATCTGGACCGATATGTGGGCCGGCGGGATCACCAATCCGCTGACGGTCATCGAGCAGCTCACCTATCTGATGTTTATCCGTTCGCTGGACGAGAAAGAGCTGGAGAACGAAAGAATCGAAGCGCTCGGCGGCGGACCGGTGCAGAAAATTTTCCCACCGGATGAGGAAGGGCAGATGATGCGCTGGAGCCAATTCAAGAGCAAAGATCCGCGCATCATTTTCGATATTGTCAAGGACAAGGTGTTTCCGTTTATCAAGTCCATGAATGGGGATCAGAGGACCGCTTTTTCCCGCTATATGGAAGATGCGATCTTTCTGATTCCGACGCCGCAGATCTTGCAGAAGATCATCACCGGGCTGGATGAACTGTACGAACATGACATCAAAGACCTGGACATGCAGGGGGACCTGTATGAATACATGCTGAGCAAGCTGTCCACCGCCGGGCAGAACGGGCAGTTCCGCACGCCGCAGCACATCCGCGAGATGATGGTGCGCCTGCTCGCGCCGACGCCGGAGGACAAAATCTGCGACCCGGCCTGCGGCACAGCGGGCTTTCTGATTTCCGCCGCCAAGTACATCCGCGATACATACGAAGCAAAGATGACCAGCGAGCAGTGGGAACATTACAACAGCACGATGTTTACCGGTTTTGACACCGATCGGACGATGCTGCGCATTTCCGCGATGAACCTGATGCTGCACTCGATTACGCAGCCGCGGATTGACTATGTGGACAGCGTGTCGAAGCAGAACGACATATCGGGGGAATTTGACATCATCCTCGCCAATCCGCCGTTTACCGGCACGATCGACGCGGAGAGCATTCACGACAATCTGAAAACGGTCTGCAACACCAAGAAGACGGAGCTTTTGTTCGTGGCGCTGTTTTTGCGCATGCTGCGCAAGGGCGGACGCTGCGCCTGCATCGTGCCGGACGGCGTGCTGTTCGGCACGACGAAGGCGCACAAGGCGCTGCGCAAGGAACTGGTGGAGAATCACCAGCTGCAAGCGGTGATCTCGATGCCGAGCGGCGTGTTCAAGCCGTATGCGGGCGTGAGCACGGCGGTGCTGGTGTTTACCAAAACCGGCGCGGGCGGCACCGATAAAGTCTGGTTTTACGATATGAAAGCCGACGGTTACTCCCTGGACGACAAACGGACGCCGATTGAAGAAAACGATATTCCCGATATTCTCGCCCGCTACCACAACCTGGAAGGCGAAGTGGACCGCAAGCCGACGGACCAGAGCTTCTTTGTGGACAAGTCCGCCATTGTGGCCAACGACTACGATCTGTCGATCAACCGCTACAAAGAAGTGGTGTACGAAAAGGTAGAATACGACCCGCCGGCGGTGATCCTCGACCGCCTCGAGCAACTGAACCTTGACATTGCTGCGAAGATGCAGGAGTTAAGGGGGCTTATCGGTGAGTAAGTGGGAAAAGGTGAGGCTGGGGGATGTAGGCGAATTTAAGACAGGTGGTACTCCATCCAGAAAAAATCTAAATTACTTCGAAGGGGATATACCTTGGATTACAACTGTTTCTCTTGGAAAAACATTTATTAATGAGACGGATGCTGTTGAATATATAAGCAGTGAGGCGGTTGAAAATAGTTCTACTAAAATCATTTCTCCTAATTCAATAATGATTGGTATTCGCGTTGGTATTGGAAAAGTTTCTATTAATACAGTACCTATGGCTACTAACCAGGATATCGTTTCAATCGAAAATATAGATGAAAACAAAATATATAAACCTTATTTGGTTTATTTCATTAAAAGCTCCAATAACATACTAAACGCCTTAAAGAGGGGGGCAACAATCCAAGGTATTAGCGTTGAAGTATTAAAATCTCTAAACATCCCTCTCCCCCCTCGAGAAACACAAAAACAAATCGCCAAAACCCTTGACACAGCTTCAGAACTTCTTGCCTTGCGCAAGCAGCAGCTTGCTGAGTTGGACAACCTTATCAAGTCTGTTTTTTACGATATGTTTGGGGATCCGGTTGTTAATGAGAAGGGGTGGGAAAAAGGGAAGATAAAAGATTTAGCAGCATCTATTTCTTATGGAACAAGTCAAAAGGCTTCTACAGAAAAGTTATCATACCCGATATTAAGGATGAACAACATTACCTACCAAGGCGAATTAGATCTTTCTGATTTAAAGTATATTGATTTAAGTGATTCAGACAAAGAAAAGTATCTTGTTTATAAAGGGGATTTGTTATTTAACCGAACAAATAGCAGAGAACTTGTTGGAAAAACTGCTGTATTTAGAGAAGATTCACCAATGGCTTTTGCTGGCTATTTAGTTCGTTTGGTACCAAATGAAAAAGGAAATAGTGAATTTATTTCAGCATTTCTAAACTCAACTTACGGAAAAAAACTGCTTTACAAGATGGCCAAAAATATTATTGGAATGGCTAACATTAACGCTAAAGAATTTAGTAATATTGAAATCTATATACCTCCAATCGAACTTCAAAACCAGTTCGCCGACATCGTCAGCAAAATCGAACAACAAAAATTCCTTGTCCGCCAAGCGATTGAGGAGACACAGACGCTGTTCGACAGCTTGATGAGCCAGTATTTTGATTGAAATGGGGAAGAAGTCTCATATCCTCATCCATTATGGTACAATCGTCTTAGCTGCGCTGGGATAACCGTGGGTGCTGCCGCATCCGCAGTTGTTAACATAATCTGGTTGCCGTCTTTTCATTACATTTCATGAAGATTGACATATTACAAGGTGACTGCGATGGCTGCAAATTTTGCTTTCTTGCGGGATCAACCGGAATACGCGCTGTTTGCCGGTGCTTGCATCGAAGCGGAGCGGGTGCTCGCCACCTCGCCGGCGATGGCGGCAGTCGGCTGCCGGAAAGCGCTGGAACTGGCGGTCAAATGGGTCTATTCCGCCGACAACACGATCCGTATGCCTTATAAGGACAATTTGCAATCGCTCATCCATGAGCCTTCTTTCCGGTTTGCGGTGGACAGCCAGACGTGGCAGAAACTCCCCTACATCATCAAACTGGGGAATCTGGCCGTTCATACGGACAAGACCATAGACCGCAGCGAGGCCGTTTTGTCGCTTGCCGCCCTGTTCGAGTTCATCCAATGGCTGGACTACTGCTACGGGGCCAACTACGAAGAACGCACCTTTGATGAGTCTCTGATCCCGGCCGAGGCGGTCGCTCTCGACGAAGAAAAAATCAGGCGGCAGAACAGCCTGCTTGAGCAAAAAGAAGCGGAAATCGAGGCGCTTCGCGCGCAAATCGCGGCGATGAGCGCACAGTTGACGGCGGGCAAGGCGAAGCATCAGGAGGAACGCAGCTTCACGCCGGTGGATCTGTCGGAGTTTTTGACCCGCAAGAAGTACATCGATGTCGATTTGAAGCTGCTCGGCTGGACATTCGGCGAAGACGTTCGCGAGGAAGTTCCGCTCGTTGGCATGCCCAATGGGGAAAGGACGGGCTACGCCGATTACGTCCTGTACGGCAAAGATGGTCTGCCGCTGGCCGTGATTGAAGCGAAACGAGCTTCCAAAGACCCGAAAATCGGCACGCAGCAGGCCAAACTGTACGCGGACTGCCTGGAGCGGATGACCGGCCGCCGTCCGCTGATGTTCATCACGAACGGGTTTGAGACGTACTTCTGGGATGATCTCACCTCGCCGCAGCGCAAGGTCAGCGGCATGTTTGCGCGCTCCGATCTGGAAAAGCTGATGCAGCGCCGCAAAGAGCGAAAGCCGCTCACCCGGATTCCGATTGACGACAAGATCACCGACCGCTATTACCAAAAAGAAGCGGTCCGGGCGGTGTGCGAACACATCGAAGCGGGGCACCGCAAGGCACTGCTGGTGATGGCGACCGGCACAGGCAAAACGCGCACGGCGGCCAGCCTGACCGATGTGTTGTCGCGCGGCGGGTACGTGACCAATATACTGTTCCTCGCCGACCGGATTGCGCTCGTCAAACAGGCGAAGGACAGCTTCAAACACTACCTGCCGGATATGTCGCTCTGCAACCTCTTGGACAACCGGGACGACAAATCGGCGCGGATTGTGTTTTCCACCTATCCGACGATGCTGAATGCGATCGACACGGCCAAGCGCGAGGACGGCAGGCGGCTGTTCACCCCGGCCCACTTTGATCTGATCATCATCGACGAGGCGCACCGCAGCATTTTCAAAAAGTACCGCGCCATTTTCGAGTATTTCGACGCGATCCTCGTGGGCCTGACGGCAACGCCGAAGACCGATGTGGACCGCAACACCTATGAATTTTTTGAAATGGAAAACGGTGTGCCCACCTATGCGTACGAATACGAAACCGCCGTGGAGAAAGACCATGTGCTGGTCCCGTACTACAACATCGAAGTGACGACGAAGTTTTTGCAGCACGGCATCACCTATGACGAGCTCTCCGAGGAAGACAAAGAGCGGTACGAAGAAGATTTCACCGATGAAGACGGCAACATGCCAAACGAGATTCCGGCGCCGGAGCTGAACGAGATCATTTTCAACCAGTCGACCGTCGATATGGTCCTGGAAGACCTGATGACCAAAGGGATCAAGGTGGCAGGCGGGGACCGGATCGGCAAAACGATCATCTTTGCTCAGAATAAACGACATGCGGAGTACATCGTCGAGCGGTTCAACAAGCTGTATCCGCAGTACAAAGGCCATTTTGCCAGGCGCGTCACCTACGATGACAGCTATGCGCTGGAGGTGATCAACGATTTTAAAGTGCCGGACAAAGAACCGCATATCGCTGTTTCCGTGGATATGATGGATACCGGCATCGACGTGCCGGAGATTGTGAACCTCGTCTTTTTCAAGCGCGTCCGATCCAAGGCGAAGTTCTGGCAGATGATCGGGCGAGGGACACGGCTGTGCAAAGATTTGTTCGGCCCCGGAGAGGACAAGACCCATTTTGTGATCTTCGACTATTTGGGTAATTTTGAGTTTTTCCGCCAGCATCAAGAGGGGTTGGAAGCGGCAGGAGCGCCCAGCCTGACGGAAGCGATTTTTGGCAAACGCATCCGCTTGCTCGTTCACCTGCAGCATGCTGAGTTTGCAGCCGAGCCGTACCAGCAGTGGCGGGCCGAACTGGTCGACGCGGTGGTGCAGCAGATCCGGCAGCTCAACCCGGAACTCATCTCGGTCAAATTGAAGCTGGAATACGTGGAAAAATACAAGCATCAAGCGGTGTTCGTCTGCCTCACGGACACGGACAAACACAACCTGATCACGCACCTGGCTCCGCTCGTATACATGGACGAACCGGACGAGTACGCCAAGCGGTTCGACAACCTGATGTACGGCCTGATGCTGGGGATGCTGGAAGGGACGCCGCAGTACAGGCGAAACCGGAAAGAGCTTGCCCAAATCTGCGAGGTTCTGACAAGCCGGGCTACGATTCAGCAAGTGAAGGAGAAGCTGGAGCTGATCCAGACGGTGCGGTCGGAGTCGTTCTGGCAGCAGGCAAGTTTGCTCGATGTGGAGAACATCCGCAGCGAGCTGCGGGAACTGATCAAATTTATTGCCGATGAAGGAAAGGCGAGAACGATTGTCTACACCAATCTGAAGGACGAAGTGCTGCAGGTGAAGGAAGGCGCGGCGCTTGACCAGGCTTACCAGTTTGAGGATTACAAGCTGAAGGTCAACCGCTATATTGAGGAAAACAAAGATCATCTGGCGATTCACAAGCTGCGTCACAACATTCCCCTCACCGCGGCGGATTACGAAAGCCTGGAGCGGATTTTCATCGGCGAGTTGGGCACGGCGGAAGATTACCGGCGCGAGTTCCAAGACACGCCGTTCGGCTTGCTGGTGCGAAAAATCGCCAAACTGGAGTACGAAGCGGCGCTTGCGGCCTTCTCCGAGTTCATCAACGACCAGTCGCTCAACCAGGCGCAGATTGTGTTTGTCAAGAAAGTGATCGATTACATTGCGCAGAACGGCTATATGGAGAACGTCGCCGATCTGACCAAACCGCCCTTCGACAAGCCGCAAAGCATCTTCAAGCTGTTCGACAGCGCCAAGCAGCAGCGGCTTGTGGAGATTCTGAACCAGGTTAAGGAAAATGCGGTGAAGGTGGTCGGGTAGCGGCGTGGATTGCGATTCCAGTGGGAACCTCTGTGGGTTCCCTATTTATTTTCTTATTTTGCGCGAATCGATCATGTGCTGCCACCTTGCCCTCCTTGTCACACTTTCACGGGCGGGCGCATGCCCATGATCCCCGCAAGCTCGCCAAACTTGTCTGCATATTGGGACGAGAATGGACATAGATATATATCGCGTAGAGTAGGAGGGGCTACCTGTTCTGGTTGTACGCACCGGGAAATGCGTCAGCCCGTATCTTTCACACGAGCGGTATCGTATCTGTCTTTGTTCGCGTCTTGGCGCCGCAGCAGGCAACTGGCAGATGCCACAGCAGCTATGATCCGGCACGCTCGGGCTTGCAAATTTCCCTGGAAATAGACAGGGGATCCCTCCTTTGTCGAAACCAGACAAGGAGGAGTTGTTCGATGAAACGGGGAGCTTTATGGTTGGCGATTGTCCTGATCCTTTCCGTTATGACAGCAGGCTGTTTCGGCACCAAGTCGCCAGAAGATGTGATCGGGGAATTGAGCAGTACGCTGGAAAAGATGTCAGGCTACAAGACCAATGCCGTGCTGACCTTGCAGACGGGGTCCACCCCGCAGGAGTACGATGTGGAGGTGTGGTATCAAAAGCCGGCAAACTACCGTGTCGCCCTTACGTCCAAGCAGCGGAACATTACGCAGATCATTTTGCGTAACGATGAAGGCGTGTTTGTGCTGACTCCCCACCTGAACAAAAGCTTCCGCTTCCAAAGCGGCTGGCCGGAAAACAACGGTCCGCTTTACCTGTACGAGACGTTGGTCAGAAGTATTCTGGACGATTCGGAACGGAAGGTGAACATCGACGACAAGCAGTACGTATTTGAAGTGAAGGCGAATTACAGCGGCAATCGCTCCCTGACCAAGCAAAAAATCTGGCTGACCGAAGATTTTAAACCGACACACGCGGAAATCATGGACGGAAACATGAATACAATGGTGGAAATTTCCTTTGCCGATTTTGTGTTCAATCCGCAATTTGACGAGGACGCATTTGACAAAGACCGCAACATGCAGACGGCACTGATGGCGCTCCCCACCTTTGCGCAGGGGAACAAAGAAGAACCGCCCACAGGTTCGTTCGGTGTGATTCACCCGACCTATGTGCCGCAAGGGGTCAAATTGGCGGCTGTGGAACCGGTTGAGCGCGGGGAAGATTACAGTGTGGTGCTGCAGTATGAAGGTGCGTACCAGTACAAACTGCTGGAAGCTCGCCCTACCGCTACGACGGTAAGTTATGATGTGGGAATGCCGGTTAACCTCGGGTTTACCATCGGTGTGCTGACCGGGACAGCCGATCAGCAGCGAATGCTCACCTGGGAACTGGACGGTGTCGAGTTTACACTGGTGGGGAACCTGCCGGAAGATGAGATGGTGAAAATTGCCAACTCGACCTACGGCGTCAGCGGAAAATAAAACGGCGGTTCGCCGCGGCTGGCGTCAATCCGTGGAGGCAGGCCAACCTGCCTCTTTTTTCATGGCCCGCTGTTTGTTGACACGTCGGCCCAAAAAGCGATAAGATACGCATAGTCATGACGTGAGGTGACAGACAGGGGCATGAAAAAACGGGCGGATGATGTTCTGTTCGAGGCAGAAGCCAGCTACAAGGATTTGCTCTTGCGGAAAAACATGAAGCTGCGCATCTGGGAGACGGTGCTGTTTGTGATCGGCATGGTGCTGCTCTCCGTTTTCTTTGAAACGCGCAGCGATGCATTTAAAGTGCTGGCTTTTGTCATCGCCTTCGCTGTAGTCGGTCTATCCCCGTTTCTCTACAAAGCGATTTTGCGCCCCCGTTATACGCTGACGAAATCGCATCTGATCATCTCGATTGCCGGCCAGGAACGCGCGTATCCGCTTTCCGTGGTGGAACAGGTGTACGAGGGCCGAAACGTCTATCGCCTGCAGGGAAAGAAGGAATCTTTGATGATTTCGCGCGAATTCCTCGCCCGGCTGGATGAACGGCTGTTTCTTCTGCAGCGCAAGGGGAAGAGGCGGTGAACGATGAAACCGTATTGTCGTGATACGTGGATTGAAGTGGATTTGGACGCCATTGGCGCCAACGTGCGGGCCTTTCGCGAGCACATTCCCGCCTCCGCGGCCATCATGGCCGTGGTCAAGGCGGACGGATACGGGCACGGCGCCGTTCATGTTGCGCGCGAAGCTTTGGCGAGCGGTGCCGACTCCCTGGCCGTGGCCATGCTGGACGAGGCGCTGGTGCTGCGCCGGGCGGGGATCCAGGCTCCGATTCTGGTACTTGGTTACACCCCGGTCGATGCGGTGCAGCAGGCCATAGAATGGGATGTTGCGCTGACCGTCTACCACGCCAGCTGGGTGGAGGAAGTGGTCCGCTGTTGGCAGCCTGGAGCCGGTTCGCAGCGCTTGGCCGTGCACATCAAGGTGGACACGGGGATGGGGCGTTTGGGGGTGCGGACGGAAGCGGAACTGCGGGAAGTGGCGGAAGCGGTCGCGGCCTCTCCGCTGCTCAGCTGGGAAGGAATCTATACGCATTTCGCCTGTGCGGACGAACCCGATCCCACTCATGTCAAGGGACAGCATCAGCGCTTCCGGGAACTGCTCGATGGACTGCGGGCGCAAGGATTTGCCCTCCCCAAGGTTCACTGCTGCAACAGTGCCGCAGCCACTGTCTTTCCCGAGTGGGCGTATGACGCGATTCGGTTGGGGATCAGCTTGTACGGGCTGGCACCATCCGCCTATTTGCGCCAGCAGGGAATCGTTCGGCTCACGCCCGCCCTTACGCTGAAGACGAAAATCGCCCACGTGAAAACCGCCGATGAGCCGCTCACGATTAGCTATGGCGCCACCTATACGGCCAAGCCGGGGGAACAGATCGCCACGCTGCCGATCGGCTATGCGGACGGTTTTTCCCGCCTGCTGTCCAACCGTGGCACGGCACTGCACAACGGTCGGCGGGTTCCCATCGTCGGCAGGGTGTGCATGGATCAGACGATGGTGCGGATTGACGCGGGCGACGCGCGCGTCGGCGATGAGGTCGTCCTGTACGGCCGGCAGGGCAGCGAAGAGATCACCCTGGACGAAGTGGCGGAGCTTTTGGGAACGATCAATTACGAAGTTGCTTGCATGTTGAACTACCGCATTCCGCGCGTTTATCGGAAAAACGGACGAATTGTCGATTTTTGTCACCGAATTCACAACAAGTG contains:
- the alr gene encoding alanine racemase, with translation MKPYCRDTWIEVDLDAIGANVRAFREHIPASAAIMAVVKADGYGHGAVHVAREALASGADSLAVAMLDEALVLRRAGIQAPILVLGYTPVDAVQQAIEWDVALTVYHASWVEEVVRCWQPGAGSQRLAVHIKVDTGMGRLGVRTEAELREVAEAVAASPLLSWEGIYTHFACADEPDPTHVKGQHQRFRELLDGLRAQGFALPKVHCCNSAAATVFPEWAYDAIRLGISLYGLAPSAYLRQQGIVRLTPALTLKTKIAHVKTADEPLTISYGATYTAKPGEQIATLPIGYADGFSRLLSNRGTALHNGRRVPIVGRVCMDQTMVRIDAGDARVGDEVVLYGRQGSEEITLDEVAELLGTINYEVACMLNYRIPRVYRKNGRIVDFCHRIHNKC
- a CDS encoding outer membrane lipoprotein-sorting protein, with product MKRGALWLAIVLILSVMTAGCFGTKSPEDVIGELSSTLEKMSGYKTNAVLTLQTGSTPQEYDVEVWYQKPANYRVALTSKQRNITQIILRNDEGVFVLTPHLNKSFRFQSGWPENNGPLYLYETLVRSILDDSERKVNIDDKQYVFEVKANYSGNRSLTKQKIWLTEDFKPTHAEIMDGNMNTMVEISFADFVFNPQFDEDAFDKDRNMQTALMALPTFAQGNKEEPPTGSFGVIHPTYVPQGVKLAAVEPVERGEDYSVVLQYEGAYQYKLLEARPTATTVSYDVGMPVNLGFTIGVLTGTADQQRMLTWELDGVEFTLVGNLPEDEMVKIANSTYGVSGK
- a CDS encoding DEAD/DEAH box helicase family protein → MAANFAFLRDQPEYALFAGACIEAERVLATSPAMAAVGCRKALELAVKWVYSADNTIRMPYKDNLQSLIHEPSFRFAVDSQTWQKLPYIIKLGNLAVHTDKTIDRSEAVLSLAALFEFIQWLDYCYGANYEERTFDESLIPAEAVALDEEKIRRQNSLLEQKEAEIEALRAQIAAMSAQLTAGKAKHQEERSFTPVDLSEFLTRKKYIDVDLKLLGWTFGEDVREEVPLVGMPNGERTGYADYVLYGKDGLPLAVIEAKRASKDPKIGTQQAKLYADCLERMTGRRPLMFITNGFETYFWDDLTSPQRKVSGMFARSDLEKLMQRRKERKPLTRIPIDDKITDRYYQKEAVRAVCEHIEAGHRKALLVMATGTGKTRTAASLTDVLSRGGYVTNILFLADRIALVKQAKDSFKHYLPDMSLCNLLDNRDDKSARIVFSTYPTMLNAIDTAKREDGRRLFTPAHFDLIIIDEAHRSIFKKYRAIFEYFDAILVGLTATPKTDVDRNTYEFFEMENGVPTYAYEYETAVEKDHVLVPYYNIEVTTKFLQHGITYDELSEEDKERYEEDFTDEDGNMPNEIPAPELNEIIFNQSTVDMVLEDLMTKGIKVAGGDRIGKTIIFAQNKRHAEYIVERFNKLYPQYKGHFARRVTYDDSYALEVINDFKVPDKEPHIAVSVDMMDTGIDVPEIVNLVFFKRVRSKAKFWQMIGRGTRLCKDLFGPGEDKTHFVIFDYLGNFEFFRQHQEGLEAAGAPSLTEAIFGKRIRLLVHLQHAEFAAEPYQQWRAELVDAVVQQIRQLNPELISVKLKLEYVEKYKHQAVFVCLTDTDKHNLITHLAPLVYMDEPDEYAKRFDNLMYGLMLGMLEGTPQYRRNRKELAQICEVLTSRATIQQVKEKLELIQTVRSESFWQQASLLDVENIRSELRELIKFIADEGKARTIVYTNLKDEVLQVKEGAALDQAYQFEDYKLKVNRYIEENKDHLAIHKLRHNIPLTAADYESLERIFIGELGTAEDYRREFQDTPFGLLVRKIAKLEYEAALAAFSEFINDQSLNQAQIVFVKKVIDYIAQNGYMENVADLTKPPFDKPQSIFKLFDSAKQQRLVEILNQVKENAVKVVG